GCGCCCAGCTCGGTGCCGGCGGATTCAGCCGCGACGAAGGCGTCGAAGGCTGCGGTCCAGTCGCGACCACCGGCCGCGGCGCGCGCCGGCCCGAGTTGCTCCTCAACGGCCTGGCTGGGAGCCTCGCCCGATGGTGAGGAGGCGAGCAGGTCGGTGCGGGTGAGGACTCCGCGCTCCATGACCGCGTTGGCGAGATGCACCCGCCGACGACCGCTGTCGTCGTAGATCTCGAACTTGTCGTACAGGCGCGCCAAGTGCTGCTTCACTGCGGCTTCGCTCACGAACAGTGAATCGGCGATCTGGCGGATCGACGCCGGCTCTGTGAACGCGTCGCCCGACGCGGCGAGGGGCCTGCACAACTCGATGAGCACGTCGCGCTCGCGCGGGGTCAGCCGGGGTGACGACGGGTCGCCGGGCGGGTCACTCACTGCCGGATCCCCCTCCGCGCGTGCTCGACTCCTGGCTTGCCGAGCCCGACGATACCGCGACGCGATCGCGGTCGGGCTAGAGCTTGAAGATCACGGGGTACCCGGGTTCGTGACGAGCACCACCGTGTACCCGTCGGGCGACCGAGGACCTCGGCGCGCGCGGACTCCTCGGACCCGACCCCACGGCATCCACTCTTGGTCGTCCGACGGATTGATATCCCAGCCCTCGAGTGAGATCTCGGTGGTCATGATGCGTCTCGCGCATAACTGCCGAACTGCGACGTGCTTGCGATACGCGATCCCGTGCAGAACGTGGCTACCGAATGCCCGGGGCAGGCGAGGGTCTAACTTCGAGACCATGACGCCTCGGAAGGCTCCGACGGCTGAGGATCGCCTCCAGGCGATACGGATCGCGCTCTCGGGGATCGGGTCCGGCGCCGATCTCGGCGAGTTGCGATTCGAGCTGTATTCCTTGCATCCGAAGAACGACACGTTCCCGGGTGAGGTCTTCTTGGAGCTGGCAGCAGATGCCATCGAGGAAGCGGGCGCGTCACGTGACGAGCCGATCGATTTCGAGGGGATCCGTGAGCGGTACCTGCCTGAGTGCACCGCGCACACCAAGGTCCAGCATCAGCACAGCGAGTACGCGCTCAGAGCGGCCGCGATGATTCGCGCTGGTGTCGATCCCGGACTGCTCGACGAGGTGGTCTGGTGGCAGAGCGACGACTTGTGGGTCTGGGCCCTCGACGCGCTTGCGGTCTACGTGCGCGTGGCGGCAGACCGTAGCGGGGTGCAGGCGGCGGAGATCTGCGAGCGGCTGGCGCGCCGCCACGGCGTTGATCTCGGCGTACCGAGCTGACGCACAGAATCACGCGCCGACGCGCACCGAATGTCGCAGAGAAGGCAGATATCCGGCGATCGGGGCGCGGCCGCGCGCGTCGACGGCGCCTTCGACAACCCTGCGCAGCCGTTCGGATTCCACTATTGAATCGCTTGGGTCGGTCGAACCGTGCGAGCGTTGACACGGACGAGGAAGTGGCGTCGACGCTCGCGAAGCTCGACGAATGGGTCTACCGGAACCCATGGAAGTGGGCGACCGTCGACCCTTGATTGTTCTGCTGTTGCGCTGGGCAGCGGGCGCGCTCATGTTCGGCGTCATTCTTTCCGTCGTTCGTAGCTTTCGGCTGGAGCGCGAGCGGGGGGGCCCGGGCGTCGATCCCTCGAGCGACGCGTTCGACCCCGCCGCTCGAATGGAGTTGCTTCCCGACCCCCCTTGAAGCGAGTCACACTTAAGCTCTCGCGCCGTGGCGGTTTGCGCGATCGAGTCGATGACGGTCGAGCCGTACGAAGAAGGCACTTCGTTCGGCGACGCAGGGGCGTACGAAGCGGTGCGCGCGGTCTTACGGTACGCGGTCGATCCAGCCACCGATGCGAGCCTGCGGATCGTCGACCTGGATCGTGCACTCCGCGACGCGAACGGGTTGGTGACATTCGAGTCCGATCTCGTCGTGTTGCGTCCCGTCGACCCCGACGCCGGCAATCGCGGGCTGCTCTACAGCGTCGCGAATCGGGGCTCGGTGCCGAGCCTGCCGTTGAGCGTGGGCGCGTTCGCGATCCCGGGCCTGTCGGATCGCATCGAACCCGGCGACGGCTTTCTGCTCCGCCGCGGGTACACCGTCGCGTGGTCCGGTTGGCAGTGGGACATCGTGCGGCGCGCGGGCATGGTCGGAGTCGCTGCGCCGGAAGCTCTCGGTGACGACGATCGACCGATCACCGGCCCGGTGCGCGTGCGGGTCCAGCCACCCACGGCTGCCGGCACCGTGCGCCTCGCCGGGCTCGCCCTCGACCCGAACCTCGCGCCGCCGCTCCCGTATCGGCCCGCCGATCTCGCCGATCCCCACGCCACATTCACCGTGCAGGACGCCCCCGAAGACCGCGGCACGCCGATCGAGCGCGGGTCGTGGCGCTTCACCGATGCCGAGCACATCGCGCTCGACGGTGGCTTCGAGGCGGGTCGTATCTACGAAGTCGTGTACCGCACCGCGCGCTGCCCCGTGGTCGGTGTCGGGTTCCTCGCGGTGCGCGACGCGGTGTCGTGGCTCCGACGTGCCGACGCGTCCGACGGCAACCCGGTCGCCGGACGCGTCGACTTTACCCTCGCGACGGGTGCGTCGCAGTCGGGTCGCTTCCTCCGGCACTTCCTCTCCGAGGGCATGAACGTCGACGAGAACGGGAACGCGGTGTTCGACGGCGTGCATGTGCACATCGCGGGTGGTCGGCGCGGTGAGTTCAACTGTCGCTACGGGCAGCCCGGTGTGATCTGGCGCGGCCCGGGCGACGTGGCGCCGTTCACGACGAACGCGTTACTCGAACGCCAGCGCGCAGTCGGCGGCATGCCCAAGGTCGTGGCGACGAATAGCGCGGCCGAGTACTGGCGCGGCGACGCGTGGCTCGCGCACGGCAACGCGGTAGCGCGCACCGACGTCGATGACGCGCCCGGCGTGCGGCACTATCTCCTCGCGGGTGTCGACCATCTCGGCGAAATAGGTGCGTTCGCGGCGGCGATGATCCCCGCCGTCAATCCGCCGAACGGGCTGAGCGCCGTCGGTCCCGAACGAGCGATCTTCGTGGCGCTCGAGCGGTGGGTGCGCGACGACGTCGAGCCGCCGCCCAGTCGTGTGCCCCGCCTCGACGACGGCACCGCGATCGACCGCGCCGAGGCGCTGGCCCGGTTCGCGGCGCGACCCGGCGTGTACACGCCCACGCCCGACGCCCTTCCCGGCGGAGGTGACGACGCGTCGGCCGTGATCGTGAGCGCGCTCGACGAACACGGGAACGAGATCGCGGGTGTGCGGCTCCCGCAACTCGTCGAGCCGGTCGCCGCGTACACGGGCTGGAACGTCCGCCCCTCGATCGACGGCCTGCCCGACCTCATGCCCGACTTCATCGGCAGCCGGCTGCCGTGCACCGGCCCACCGCCAGAGCAGCGGTACACCGACCACGCCGACTACGAGGCGAGGGTCCGTGAAGCCGCCGGGGAACTCGTCGTGGAGCGGTTTCTCCTTCCCGAAGACGTCGATCTCGTCGTGGGGGACGCGCTGCACCGCTACGACGAAACGGTCGCGGGTCGCTGAACCCCGCGCCGGTACCATGCGCCGGTGCCTGAGGAGTCGCGTGCCGACGACGACAAGTCGCGCTTTCGCGCGCCGATCGGCACGCGCGACGTCCTCCCTCCCGAGTCCGACCGCTGGCAGGCCTTGATCGCGACCTTCGCGGAGCGCGCGTCGCGTTTCGGATTCGACCTCGTCGTCACACCGATCTTCGAGCACCTCGAGGTGTTCCAGCGAGTGGGTGAGTCCACCGACGTCGTCCGCAAGGAGATGTACGAGTTCGAGGACAAGGGGGGACGCCGGCTGGCGCTGCGCCCGGAAGGCACCGCGTCGGTCGTGCGCGCCTTCGTGCAGCACCATCCGCCTGTGCCGTGGAAGGTCTGGTACCTCGCGCCCCACTTCCGCTACGAGCGCCCACAGAAGGGCCGCTACCGCCAGCACTGGCAGGTGGGCGTGGAGGTGCTCGGGGTCGAGGATCCCGACGTCGACGTCGAGGTGATCGCGCTCGCCGACGGGTTCTACCGTGCCCTCGGGCTGGAGCGCTTCCGTCTGTTGCTGAACTCGATGGGCGATCCCGCGAGCCGATCCGTCTACGTCGAGAAGCTGCGCGAGCACCTGCTTGCCCACTCCGGCACGCTGGGTGACGACTTCCGGGAGCGCGTCGAGCAGAACCCGCTGCGTGTGCTCGACAGCAAGCGCGACGACTGGCAGGACGTGATCGAGCACGCGCCGCAGATCACCGAGTACCTGAGCGACGCGTCGCGCGATCACTTCGAGCGCGTCCAAACAGGCCTCGACCAACTCGGTATCGCGCACGAGCTCGATCCTCGGCTCGTACGTGGCTTCGACTACTACACGAGCACTACGTTCGAGTTCCTGCCCGCCCTCGTCGACGCCGCGCAAACGTCGATCGGTGGCGGGGGTCGATACGACCAGCTCGCGGAGCAGCTCGGCGGTAAGCCCGCTGCCGGGATCGGGTTTGGCGTAGGCATCGAGCGCGTGCTCATCGCCTGCGACGCCGAAGGCGTGTTCACCGAGCAGCGGCCGCGTGCCGCCGTGTTCGTCGTGAACGGTCTCGGCCTAGAGGGCTCGCGCGAGGTCACGTTGCTCGCGATCGACTTGCGCGAGAGCGGATGGCGCGTCGAGCGCGCGTACGGCGACCGTTCCGTCAAGGCGCAGTGGAAAGCTGCTGACAAGTCCGGCGCCGCGTACGGCGTCATGCTCGGTCGCGACGAAGCCGAGCGCGGCGCGGTCGTGGCCAAGGATCTCCGCTCGGGCGAGCAGGTCGAGGTTCCCCGCGACACGCTTGCCGCATGGCTCCAGGCTCGTAAAGACGAGGAAGCCACACGATGATGCGTACCGATCGCGCCGGTGACCTTCGTGCTGCCGACATCGGCCGCGAGGTCGTGGTGTGCGGGTGGGTCGACAGTCGTCGCGACCACGGCGGCGTCGTGTTCCTCGACGTCCGCGACACCGCAGGGATCGTGCAGGTCGTCGTCGATCCCGAGAGTCCCCGTGGCGCCGACGCGCACCGCGTGCGCGGGGAGTATGTCGTCCGCGTGGAAGGTCCGGTGCGGGCCCGACCCGAGGGGACCGTCAACGACACGCTGCCGACCGGCGCGGTCGAGGTTGCGGCGACCCTGCTCGAGGTACTGAGCGAGGCCGACACCTCCCCGTTCCCGATCGACGACCGCATCGATGCCGACGAAGTGCTCCGCCTGCGGCACCGCTACCTCGATCTTCGCCGGCCGCGTCTGCAGCGCAACCTTCGCATCCGCGCCCGCGTGAACTCGTCGCTGCGCCGCGGGCTGGACGCGCAGGGGTTCGTCGAGGTGGAGACGCCGATGCTCATCGCGTCCACGCCCGAGGGCGCGCGCGACTTCGTGGTGCCCTCGCGCCTCTCACCCGGCTCCTTCTACGCGCTCCCGCAGAGCCCGCAACTCTTCAAGCAGCTCCTGATGGTCGGCGGGCTCGATCGTTACTACCAGATCGCGCGCTGTTTGCGCGACGAAGACCTCCGCGCCGACCGGCAGTTCGAATTCATGCAGCTCGACGCGGAGATGAGCTTTGCGGGCGCCGACGACGTGATGGCCGTGATCGGAGAGATTGTGCTCGACGCGGCGGAGGAGATCACCGGCACGCGCCCCGGCCCGGTCGAGCACATGACATGGCATCACGCCATGGAGTTCTACGGATCCGACAAGCCCGACGTGCGTTTCGGGCTCGAGCTCCGCGGTCTGAGTGAAGTGTTCGCCGCCACCGAGTTCCGCGCGTTCCAGGCGCCCGCGGTGAAGGGGATGCGGCTCCCGGGCGAGGGCGGAATGTCGCGGGCGCAGGTCGACAAGCTGGTCGACCGCGCGAAGCAGCTCGGAGCAGCCGGCCTCGTGTGGATGCGGGTGTTGGAGCACGGCGCGCTCGACTCGCCGGTCACGAAGTTCCTGGGCGTTGCCGAGCAGCTCGGGCTGTGCGACGCGCTGGGGGCGCAGACGGGCGATCTGTTGCTCGTCGTTGCGGGCACGCAGCGACTCGTCGACCACGTGCTCGGCACCTTGCGGGTGGAGCTCGGTCGACCGCCGGTGCACGAGGGCGGCCTGCACTTCTTGTGGGTCGTCGACTTTCCCTTGTTCGAGGGCATCGACGACGACGGCAACCCGATCCCCGCACACCACCCGTTCACGATGCCGCACCCCGACGACATGGAGATCCTCGAGCACGGAACGGGCGAGGACCTCCTCGGTGTTCGCTCGCAGGCGTACGACCTCGTGCTGAACGGTTGGGAGCTCGGTTCCGGCAGCGTGCGGATTCACCGCCGCGACGTCCAGCAGCGGATCTTCTCGCTGCTCGGTATCACCGCGGAGGAAGCGCAATCGCGCTTTGGGTTCCTGCTCGACGCGTTCCGTTACGGCGCGCCTCCGCACGCGGGCTTCGCGTTCGGTATCGACCGCCTGGTCGCGGTGCTCGCCGGTGAGGACAACATTCGTGAAGTGATCGCGTTCCCGAAGACGCAGTCGGGCGCCGACCCGCTCACTGGTGCACCCACTCCAATCGATCCTGCACAGCTCGTTGAGCTCGGCCTGAACGTCACGCCCCGCCCTAAGCCGTAGCGCAGGGCGGGGGCGGCTACGGCCGGGCGGGGCGGACGGACGGCGATCCGATCGAAGACCGGCCCGCCGGATCAGTTCAGAGAGGAGTCAACGTGCCGAGGTCGAGCGTGTTCACTCCCGCGTCGAGTGTCATCGTGATGGACCTGTACGCGATTCGTGCGGTACCGATGTCGACGCCGCGCTCCGTGGGGCCCGCCGGAGGGCCGTCGACGGTGACAAAGACGCTGTAGGTACCCGGCGCGATGTCATGGCCGAAGTGGACCGTACCGCTCGCGTCGGCCTCACCTGAAACTGTGCTGTCGCCGTTCTTCAGGTCGACCTGCACGGTGGAACGTGGTTCCAGCGTCGAAGACTTGACCTGCAGGATGGCGACCGGCGCCGTTCCCGATCCGCCGGCCGTCAGCGCGGCGGCGCCGAGGGCGACGATCACCACGACGGCGAGCGCGCTCGCGCCTTGCGCCACGCGTCGGCGGCGGCCGAGTTGCGTGGCCCGAGCACGCACCGCCGCGCGTTCGCGGTCGCCCGGAACGGGCGGAGAGGGATCTGAGAGGTCGATTGTGGTCAGGGTAGGGGTCGGCATCACGCCACCTCCCGGGAAGCGCCCATCGTCGTACGCAATGCGGCGAGCCCGCGACTCGCATGGACTTTCACTGATCCCACGGAGCATCCGAGCGCCTTCGCCACATCCGCCTCGGGCAAGTCGGCGAGGAACCGCAGCACGAGCACCTCGCGTTGCCGTCGCGACAGCGTGTGGAGCGCTCGGTGGAGGTCGACCCGGGCCACATCAGGCTCGGGAGCGAGCGAGTCGGGAGCGGCCCCGTGCTGGAGGCGACGGGTCCGACGCCACGAATCGATCGCGAGGTTGCCGGCCACCCGAACCACCCACGCTTCGGCGTAGTCGCGGATTTTCCACCAGTGCACGAACGCACGCGCCAGGGTCTCCTGGGCGACCTCTTCGGCTTCACTGCGGCGGCCGAGCAGTTGGAAGGCCGTACCGTACCCGCGTGTGTACAACTCCTCGAAGGATTCT
This portion of the Acidimicrobiia bacterium genome encodes:
- a CDS encoding helix-turn-helix transcriptional regulator, giving the protein MSDPPGDPSSPRLTPRERDVLIELCRPLAASGDAFTEPASIRQIADSLFVSEAAVKQHLARLYDKFEIYDDSGRRRVHLANAVMERGVLTRTDLLASSPSGEAPSQAVEEQLGPARAAAGGRDWTAAFDAFVAAESAGTELGAGDLELLGEAAMYIDRHPESIAARQRAHSIYLAAGDQRSAARVALALVINHAARLAPSVAGGWLNSARRLLEGCDDCPEQGYVVATTALFALLGGDAAAGRGYAQEAFAFGQRFDDADLRALGLALEGAALARLGEV
- a CDS encoding SigE family RNA polymerase sigma factor, encoding MATEAASVVGRDEEQGTPPVSVTIDLVFEESFEELYTRGYGTAFQLLGRRSEAEEVAQETLARAFVHWWKIRDYAEAWVVRVAGNLAIDSWRRTRRLQHGAAPDSLAPEPDVARVDLHRALHTLSRRQREVLVLRFLADLPEADVAKALGCSVGSVKVHASRGLAALRTTMGASREVA
- the aspS gene encoding aspartate--tRNA ligase, with the translated sequence MMRTDRAGDLRAADIGREVVVCGWVDSRRDHGGVVFLDVRDTAGIVQVVVDPESPRGADAHRVRGEYVVRVEGPVRARPEGTVNDTLPTGAVEVAATLLEVLSEADTSPFPIDDRIDADEVLRLRHRYLDLRRPRLQRNLRIRARVNSSLRRGLDAQGFVEVETPMLIASTPEGARDFVVPSRLSPGSFYALPQSPQLFKQLLMVGGLDRYYQIARCLRDEDLRADRQFEFMQLDAEMSFAGADDVMAVIGEIVLDAAEEITGTRPGPVEHMTWHHAMEFYGSDKPDVRFGLELRGLSEVFAATEFRAFQAPAVKGMRLPGEGGMSRAQVDKLVDRAKQLGAAGLVWMRVLEHGALDSPVTKFLGVAEQLGLCDALGAQTGDLLLVVAGTQRLVDHVLGTLRVELGRPPVHEGGLHFLWVVDFPLFEGIDDDGNPIPAHHPFTMPHPDDMEILEHGTGEDLLGVRSQAYDLVLNGWELGSGSVRIHRRDVQQRIFSLLGITAEEAQSRFGFLLDAFRYGAPPHAGFAFGIDRLVAVLAGEDNIREVIAFPKTQSGADPLTGAPTPIDPAQLVELGLNVTPRPKP
- a CDS encoding alpha/beta hydrolase domain-containing protein — its product is MAVCAIESMTVEPYEEGTSFGDAGAYEAVRAVLRYAVDPATDASLRIVDLDRALRDANGLVTFESDLVVLRPVDPDAGNRGLLYSVANRGSVPSLPLSVGAFAIPGLSDRIEPGDGFLLRRGYTVAWSGWQWDIVRRAGMVGVAAPEALGDDDRPITGPVRVRVQPPTAAGTVRLAGLALDPNLAPPLPYRPADLADPHATFTVQDAPEDRGTPIERGSWRFTDAEHIALDGGFEAGRIYEVVYRTARCPVVGVGFLAVRDAVSWLRRADASDGNPVAGRVDFTLATGASQSGRFLRHFLSEGMNVDENGNAVFDGVHVHIAGGRRGEFNCRYGQPGVIWRGPGDVAPFTTNALLERQRAVGGMPKVVATNSAAEYWRGDAWLAHGNAVARTDVDDAPGVRHYLLAGVDHLGEIGAFAAAMIPAVNPPNGLSAVGPERAIFVALERWVRDDVEPPPSRVPRLDDGTAIDRAEALARFAARPGVYTPTPDALPGGGDDASAVIVSALDEHGNEIAGVRLPQLVEPVAAYTGWNVRPSIDGLPDLMPDFIGSRLPCTGPPPEQRYTDHADYEARVREAAGELVVERFLLPEDVDLVVGDALHRYDETVAGR
- the hisS gene encoding histidine--tRNA ligase; protein product: MPEESRADDDKSRFRAPIGTRDVLPPESDRWQALIATFAERASRFGFDLVVTPIFEHLEVFQRVGESTDVVRKEMYEFEDKGGRRLALRPEGTASVVRAFVQHHPPVPWKVWYLAPHFRYERPQKGRYRQHWQVGVEVLGVEDPDVDVEVIALADGFYRALGLERFRLLLNSMGDPASRSVYVEKLREHLLAHSGTLGDDFRERVEQNPLRVLDSKRDDWQDVIEHAPQITEYLSDASRDHFERVQTGLDQLGIAHELDPRLVRGFDYYTSTTFEFLPALVDAAQTSIGGGGRYDQLAEQLGGKPAAGIGFGVGIERVLIACDAEGVFTEQRPRAAVFVVNGLGLEGSREVTLLAIDLRESGWRVERAYGDRSVKAQWKAADKSGAAYGVMLGRDEAERGAVVAKDLRSGEQVEVPRDTLAAWLQARKDEEATR